A single window of Lepeophtheirus salmonis chromosome 2, UVic_Lsal_1.4, whole genome shotgun sequence DNA harbors:
- the LOC121113668 gene encoding protein tiptop, whose amino-acid sequence MGRRKQFCPQKTGILEAFENTTKSKTEDDEESEADSNPHNKIKEEDEEEDEQSLFESPTISALHKRTLEGDEGEEKDQKDPSPNGLLSPFGVSQPHDFASTLLAAQQTLLNPAAFLSLNPSSLYAVQLAQLQAAQLLSQQPPLKRKLLEQEDSTSPLDLSGPSSKLGGVEQLHHHHVLSSHHALQDAMQIHAAAGLPSPPKRPSFESSSPLDKMNDMTKGKQRHSAWQSQWINRGEENAKDIFKCTWCKECFHSFQALTHHMKETKHFGGSLPPSSSPGPYKNTSSSPSLSSGPSSITALPQISPPKSNPPPNTHPSASSPLLDTNSSYEMSCSSGPKKRDILKEQLPIPRKLVRGQDVWLGKGEEQTRNILKCMWCGESFRSLEVMTKHMQETKHYTKVISQDQISSWKSNNQVSNGSSSSSVPPAVTSPSKDNKDQPMNSILSCKVCETSFQTLKDLSDHMIKNNHCINSPKSPLKNSSPPASVTSVSNNNNNFTFPPKEKRKKSLPVKKLLELERSYEKGTTMKFPCDKCGISFPFHLFAEHIRNCNGLVSRASSSPEQKRSESLSPPTTAPVLTNRMSSTRKSHDGGDSNILGSLEEMVSGNFKGLPRDDVVIPVIKEGQDEDIAVDEEEQVVLPHIKSSPSSVKSKENSHSNKNPLEALQMLCDKNEKQTQNFYGGGGGTPTGGNPHMLGSSSPTDSMVFPWSPSPEALFKCPFCETPFVSKGAYRNHLSKMHFVKDPSVMMMMDPASIMALAAGIPSGFFPPHHSGGGSGNVLGGLSGMQGPPVSTSPDFEENSTSKFEKYSQLAKQLSNQRKPLSSPA is encoded by the exons ATGGGACGAAGAAAGCAGTTTTGTCCACAAAAGACCGGTATACTTGAAG CATTTGAAAACACCACAAAATCAAAAACAGAGGACGATGAAGAGAGTGAAGCAGACTCAAATCCCCATAACAAAATCAAGGAAGAGGACGAGGAAGAAGATGAACAATCTCTTTTTGAATCTCCTACTATATCAGCTTTACACAAGAG GACTCTAGAAGGAGACGAAGGTGAAGAAAAGGATCAAAAAGACCCTTCTCCCAACGGACTTCTATCTCCTTTCGGAGTTTCTCAGCCCCACGATTTTGCAAGTACACTCCTTGCTGCTCAACAGACCCTACTTAATCCAGCTGCCTTTCTCTCACTCAATCCATCATCCCTCTATGCAGTACAACTTGCTCAACTTCAAGCAGCTCAACTCCTATCACAGCAACCTCCGCTCAAACGAAAACTTCTTGAACAAGAAGACTCCACCTCCCCACTTGATCTCTCTGGCCCCTCTTCCAAATTAGGAGGGGTGGAACAGCTTCATCATCACCATGTCTTGTCTTCTCATCATGCGTTACAGGATGCTATGCAAATCCATGCTGCCGCAGGTCTTCCTTCTCCACCTAAAAGGCCCTCCTTTGAATCGTCATCACCTCTGGATAAGATGAACGATATGACCAAAGGAAAGCAGAGACATTCTGCATGGCAATCCCAGTGGATCAATCGCGGAGAAGAAAATGCCAAAGATATATTCAAATGCACATGGTGTAAAGAGTGTTTCCATTCATTTCAGGCCCTTACTCATCATATGAAAGAAACCAAGCATTTTGGAGGCTCTCTTCCACCTTCCTCATCACCAGGTCCTTACAAGAACACCTCATCTTCGCCCTCGCTCAGTAGTGGACCTAGTAGCATTACGGCTCTTCCACAGATCTCACCTCCAAAATCTAATCCTCCTCCTAACACACATCCCTCTGCCTCTTCCCCCTTGTTGGACACAAATTCATCTTATGAGATGAGTTGTTCTTCAGGACCTAAGAAAAGAGACATACTCAAAGAACAGCTCCCCATTCCAAGAAAACTTGTCAGAGGACAGGATGTATGGCTTGGAAAGGGGGAAGAACAAACGCGGAACATTTTAAAATGCATGTGGTGCGGAGAGAGTTTCCGATCTCTTGAGGTCATGACTAAGCATATGCAAGAAACAAAACACTATACCAAAGTGATATCCCAGGATCAAATATCCTCTTGGAAAAGTAATAATCAAGTCTCTAATGGATCCTCCTCTTCTTCTGTTCCTCCTGCAGTCACATCCCCATCCAAGGACAATAAAGATCAACCCATGAATTCAATTCTCTCCTGCAAAGTCTGTGAGACGAGTTTTCAAACCCTAAAGGATTTAAGCGATCATATGATAAAGAATAACCATTGTATCAACTCTCCAAAATCTCCATTAAAAAATTCTTCGCCTCCAGCGTCGGTCACCTCAgttagcaataataataataatttcacatTTCCAccaaaagaaaagagaaagaagtCCTTACCTGTCAAGAAATTATTAGAACTAGAGCGCTCCTACGAGAAGGGAACTACGATGAAATTCCCGTGCGATAAGTGCGGAATCTCCTTTCCATTCCACTTGTTTGCAGAACACATACGCAATTGTAATGGACTTGTCTCTAGGGCATCCTCTTCTCCCGAGCAAAAAAGGTCAGAGTCCCTTTCTCCTCCAACAACCGCACCTGTTTTAACGAATAGGATGTCCTCAACCCGTAAATCTCATGATGGTGGAGATAGCAACATTTTGGGTTCATTAGAGGAGATGGTGTCCGGGAATTTTAAGGGATTACCTAGAGATGATGTTGTCATTCCTGTAATAAAGGAGGGTCAGGATGAGGACATTGCAGTGGACGAAGAGGAGCAAGTTGTTCTCCCTCATATTAAGTCATCTCCCTCCTCAGTCAAATCCAAAGAAAACAGTCATTCTAATAAAAACCCGCTCGAGGCATTGCAAATGCTCTGCGACAAGAATGAGAAGCAGACTCAAAACTTTTACGGAGGTGGAGGAGGAACTCCTACTGGAGGGAATCCTCATATGCTCGGATCATCTTCTCCAACTGACTCAATGGTATTCCCCTGGTCTCCCTCTCCTGAGGCTCTGTTTAAATGTCCTTTTTGCGAAACGCCTTTTGTGTCAAAAGGTGCTTACCGAAATCATTTAAGTAAAATGCATTTTGTGAAGGATCCATCCGTGATGATGATGATGGATCCAGCTTCCATCATGGCTCTTGCTGCAGGGATTCCCTCGGGATTCTTTCCTCCTCATCACAGTGGTGGTGGAAGTGGTAACGTGTTGGGGGGACTAAGTGGAATGCAAGGTCCACCAGTCTCTACATCTCcagattttgaagaaaactccacatccaaatttgaaaaatattcccaaTTAGCCAAACAGCTTTCCAACCAAAGGAAGCCTCTCTCGTCACCTgcatga